The region GATACTCAAACAGATGGTTCTCTCATCTAAAAAAATGAATGATTTAGAAAAACAAAATAGTGGGCTTCATGATATTTACTCAACTATTAGAGAATTAGTAAGCGAGATAGAAGCCATAAAAGCGGACTATGTAAAAGCACAATCTCAACTTAGTAATCTTTCACATGAGTTAAACATAAGTAAAGAAGAAGAGATAGATAGTGTAAAAGATAGAATGGAAGATTTAATAGTAATACTTACAAAAAAGATAGACAACTCTTTAGATAAACTACATGAACATTACCATATAGCATCTGAAGATATTACTAAGAGTGTTCAGATACTTTCTAAAAAAGCTCAAATCAAAAATGGTTACTCAGACTTAAATTAGTCTATACTTAGTGCTATGAAAACAGGATAAATAAACAAGCCCATATATGGTAAAAAACTATTTATAGGAGCTAAAAGAACGAGGCTTAACTCTTGAGTAAGTTCTCTTTTTTTAAAAACTTGTTCTATGAGAAGTATCTTAGTAACGATATCAGCAGTTTTAATAAATAGTAAAATCATAGCACTAATATTGTAGTTAGTTAAAATAGCAAAACCAATGGCAAAATAAAAAGTTGGTTGCATAATTAAAAACAAAAATATACTCTTTGAATAGTACTTATGCATACGAATTAGCATCCCCATTATACTTGGAGCTTTTTGCCAACTTAACTCATAAAACTCTAGTAAAATAAACAGCAATATATAATTTAAAACGACTTCATTTATCATAATCGCATTCTACTATAAAAAATATATATTTACTAATACGAAAGTACTATATTTTAACTAATAATGTTAGATAATAATACGAAAGTACTATATGCAAGAGATTAAATCAATGTTATCATATATGTACACTAAATTATGGAGGTGTGAGATGGCTACTACAAAATTAATTGGTAGAGTTGAAGTCTCTATCGGGGATGTAAAAATTGTTGATGTTAATGGTAATCTGCGTGGAGCTGATTATGGTGGTTTGATGTATGAGGGTGAACAAGTTTATAGTGCTGATGCAAATGCTTTGTTTCAGATAAAATACTTGTCACTTCCAGAAGCTACCGCTTATGATGGTGTATTTAGAGTTTTAGCAGATGGTTCGGTTATATCTGGACTTGAAGGAAATGAAAATTACTTCGGAGATGACATTGACTTTATGGAAACAGCAGCGGGTAATGAAGGAGCACAAGGAAGTTCTGCTTTCTTAGAAGAAGTTCCTTTAGATGAGTCGTCGCTCTTAGAATTTAATAGGGGTGTAGATGATACAAACTTTGGTTCAAATATTGTAAACTTTGGTGGAGTGTCAGAAACTGATTTTACTCCTCCGGTTATTACATCACAGAGTGATATTATTTTTGATGAAAATAATCCAAATGCTGTAATGACGATAACTGCTACAGATACAAGTGCTTTAACATTTAGTATCTCTGGTGCGGATAGTGCTTTATTTAGTATTGACTCAAATAGTGGTGAATTAAGATTTAACAATGCACCAAACTATGAAAACCCATTGGATGCTGGTGCTAATAATGAATACAATATATTAGTAACAGTTACAGATGCTCTTGGTAATTTCACAACTCAAGCACTCTCTATCAACATAAACAATCTTAATGACAATATGCCAACAGCAAATGATGCAAATGCTAGTGCGACTGAAGATGTGTATGATGACATTAACGCTCAACTATCAGGCGAAGATGCTGATGGTAACGAGATAAGATATGAGTTAGTGTCTGGTCTTGGAGAAGATGAAGGTAATTTAACTTTTTCTTCTGATGGTAGTTACACTTACAATGTAGGACATGACTTCCAAGATTTAGGAGAGGGAGAAACAAGAGAGGTTACTTTTACATATAAAACCGTAGAAGTTGGACCTCCTCTTTCTGAACCTTCAGATGCTGGGCCATTTGAGAGTGAAGTTGCTACAGTTACTATTTTAGTTACTGGTACAAATGATGCACCTGTGGCAATGGCAGAAAATATTACTAAAATTGCTGATCATGTTGAAGTTACTATAAGTCCTGATGATCCGGCAAATAGTTACTATTATGGAGCAGGTGGTTGGTATCAAATTGTTCAAGATGGAGATGGGGATTATGGTGTAAACCAACTTAATATAACTCAACCTGATAGTAATTCAGAGATAGATAGCTTGGGAGCAAATGAACATATAGTCTTTACCTTTGCTCAACCTGTTACATCAGCAGATATATCTTATGCTAACTTTGACTCTGATGATAATGCTTCATATAGACTCTTTATGAATGGACATCCTGTTACAGGCAAAATTTATAATGAGCCAAATGGAACACTATCTGTTGAAAGTGGAGTTGAGTTTAATGCAATAGTAATATATGCAGAAGAAGCTGATGGATGCCCTTTATTTAATTGGACAGATTTCCAAGTATCTAATGTAGTTGGATATAGTGAAGTTGATACTATGCTTCCATTTGTTATAGATGATAGTATGTTATTAGCTAATGATACAGATGTTGAAGGAGATGCATTAAGTATAGGTCTTGTAGATGGAAGACTTCTAGATGCAAGTGGAGTAGAAATTGGTAGTGTTGCTATCAATGATGATGGTGACATTCAAGTTACTCCTAATTCTGATGTTGATTTTGATGCAAGTGTAGGTGCTTATGCAAACTTTGCTTATGTAGTTAGTGATGAAGATGGTGCTAGTAGCCAAGAGGTTACTGCAACTATTGATTTAGAAGTTGGAAGTGTTGTTGGTACTCAAGTTGGTTATATTGCTGATGGAGCACAAGAGTTTATAATTGGTACAGATGCAGATGCAGCTGATGCTCTGTCAAATAATGTACTAAGTGTTAGCGATGCTCTTGATTTATCTAATGTATCAGCGATAAACACTATTGATTTAGATGAAGATGCTACTGTAAGTGGTAGTGGCGAGTTAGGTCATATTACCGCAGCAGACGTTTTAGATGCTACTGATATAGACAACACTTTAGTTATTCAATCTTCTGGAAATGCTTATGATCAAGTTAATGTTCATGAGTCATTTGGTGAAGCAAATACAGTATTCAATGATGGACAATGGTATGCAGAGTACAGCTCCGATGGTGCTACTCTTTTAGTTGAAATTGATCCTCCGATTGACGCTGTATAAACAATCTTTATATTTCCCCATACGCTTTTAGTATGGGGATTTTTCAATCACATTTATATCTAAAAATAACATTTAAACAAAAACGATACTTAAGTACTATAAATGAGTTAATATTATTTATAGTTAATACTAAAGTACTATTTAAATCTAAAAAAATGAATGTTATCATATATGTACACTAAATTATGGAGGTGTGTTATGGCTACTGGTAAAAGTATTGGGACAGTTCAAGTCTCGGTTGGGAATGTTAGATTAGTTGATACGAATGGTAATCTTAGAGATGCCACGTATAATGGAGAAATGTTCGAAGGCGAACAAATTTATAGTGATGATGCAAATGCATTGTTTCAGATAAAATATGCAGAACTGCCAGAAGCTACGGCTTATGATGGAATATTTAGAGTCTTAGCTGATGGTTCAGTTATTTCAGGGCTAGATGGCAATGAAAATATGTTTGGTGATGATATCGACTTTATGGAAACTGCAGCGGGTAATGAAGGGGCAGAAGGAAGTTCTGCTTTCTTAGAAGAAGTACCTGTTGATGAATCATCACTTTTAGGATTTGGTAGAGATGCAGATGAAGCTGGTTTTGGCGATGGAGAAGCTGGTTTAGGTGATGAGTCTAATGCAGATCCATTTAATGACCAACCTGAAGTTGCTAATGTAACTGTTGGTGATGGAGAAGCTCTTGTTTATGAGTCTATGGATGCAAATGGCGAAGATGGAACAGCAAATGATGTTGAAACATCATTAACGGGTACTTTAGTTGCTCTAGATGATGATGCAAACGATACTCATGTATTTGATACAAGTGAATTAGTAGTAACTTCAACTGATGTTGACCCTAGTGCGATTAGCGTATCTAGCTTCACTCTTACAAATAATGAACATGGAGATGACACTCCAAACTCAGCAGATTTTGAAATAGTAGGTAACTTTAATGCTCTAGGAGCAGGAGAAAAAGCTACTCTTACATTTACATATACTGCAACAGATGACAACTCACTTGTAAATCAACCAAATCAATCAGATGTAGCTACTTATACTATTATAGTTACAGGTACAAATGATCAACCTATAGTTAGCAATATAAGCTTTGGTAGCACTTATGATAATGATAGCTGGTTTGCTCAAGACAATGGACTTACTATCGTTGGATATGATAATGATGGTTCAGTTGTAACTCCTACCGTAAATGATGGAGGTTTAGGAATAGGTGAGGGCAGATGGGAAAACTCTCAAGTAAATGATGAAATTTCTTTTCAAAATGGTCGCACTGCAGAATCAATATCATTTGAATTTGATACTACTTACAATAGTGCTACTGTAGAATTATCTAGTTTTCATGGTGGAAGACACTCTTCTGAAAAAGTAGAATGGACTGCATACAACAATGGTGAAGTTGTTGATAGCGGAGTATTTTCTGCTCCAAGAGGTACTGACACATCATCATTTACAATTCGCTCAGGAGTAGATTTTGACTCTATTAGCGTTCAACCACCACTTGATTGGCAAAGTGACAGCTTTTTTGTTAAATCTTTAAGTGTTGCAAATGTAGTTTTTGAAACATTTACAGAGTATGACGTTCCTGGAGTTGATGATACTGCTAATGAACCTCTTACTTCTATTACAGGTATTATTGATACTGTAACAGATGATGATGTAAATGATACACATACTTACGAAGTAGTCGCAGGTAGTATCATGGTAAATGGTGAAGTTGT is a window of uncultured Sulfurimonas sp. DNA encoding:
- a CDS encoding Ig-like domain-containing protein, which produces MATTKLIGRVEVSIGDVKIVDVNGNLRGADYGGLMYEGEQVYSADANALFQIKYLSLPEATAYDGVFRVLADGSVISGLEGNENYFGDDIDFMETAAGNEGAQGSSAFLEEVPLDESSLLEFNRGVDDTNFGSNIVNFGGVSETDFTPPVITSQSDIIFDENNPNAVMTITATDTSALTFSISGADSALFSIDSNSGELRFNNAPNYENPLDAGANNEYNILVTVTDALGNFTTQALSININNLNDNMPTANDANASATEDVYDDINAQLSGEDADGNEIRYELVSGLGEDEGNLTFSSDGSYTYNVGHDFQDLGEGETREVTFTYKTVEVGPPLSEPSDAGPFESEVATVTILVTGTNDAPVAMAENITKIADHVEVTISPDDPANSYYYGAGGWYQIVQDGDGDYGVNQLNITQPDSNSEIDSLGANEHIVFTFAQPVTSADISYANFDSDDNASYRLFMNGHPVTGKIYNEPNGTLSVESGVEFNAIVIYAEEADGCPLFNWTDFQVSNVVGYSEVDTMLPFVIDDSMLLANDTDVEGDALSIGLVDGRLLDASGVEIGSVAINDDGDIQVTPNSDVDFDASVGAYANFAYVVSDEDGASSQEVTATIDLEVGSVVGTQVGYIADGAQEFIIGTDADAADALSNNVLSVSDALDLSNVSAINTIDLDEDATVSGSGELGHITAADVLDATDIDNTLVIQSSGNAYDQVNVHESFGEANTVFNDGQWYAEYSSDGATLLVEIDPPIDAV